The Phormidium sp. PBR-2020 DNA segment CACCTGTGAATATCACGCCTCTAGGGGGTTTCATGGAAACTCCACATTGCAGAGACCTCTGATCGTCCAGGGGAGTCAACTTGTCCAGCCGATCTGGTGAAGTGGGTATGCGCCCACTTTTTTTGTTGCTATTTGGCTTATGACCCATCCGCTGATTCCTCAAATCTTAGACCTAGCTACCCCAGTCGCTCAAGACTTGGGGTTAGATGTCGTCGCTGCGGTCTTCCAAACCAACCAGCGCCCTCCTGTGTTGCGGATTGATATTCGTAACCCTCAGGATGAGACGAGCCTCAACGATTGCGAAGCCATGAGTCGTGCCCTGGAGGCGGTGCTTGATGCCAGTGACTCCATACCCGATGCTTATATCCTAGAAGTCTCCAGTCCTGGACTATCAGATATCTTAAGCAGCGATCGTGACTTCATTGCCTTTAAAGGCTTTTCCGTCAGCATTACGACTGATGAGCCGTATAAAGGTCAAACCCATTGGACCGGCCATCTCATCGAGCGCAACCAGGAGAGCATTCGTCTTAGTTGCAAAGGAAAGGCGATCGCCATTCCCCGTTCCCTGGTGGTTAACGTGCAACTGGACTAACCCGAAGCCACACCCCACCCCCCATCAGACCCTTTGTCCGGCGACCCATCCGGCAAACCCCGAGGGAATCCTCCCTCAGATCCCGATTGTCCACGACTCAGTCGAACGTTTATCAGGAGAGTGAAACAGAATGTCTATGGTCAGCCTGCCCGGATTGGCAGAAATGATCGATAACATTAGCCAAGAACGGAACTTACCCAAACCCGCTGTTCAAGCAGCACTCCGGGAAGCCCTCCTCAAAGGCTATGAACGTTATCGCCGCACCCAACGTCTCGCGAAAGCCGGTGGCAATGAAGCCGAAGGTGCCCAATTTGACGACGACTACTTTGAGAATTTTGAAGTTGAACTCGACGTCGAAGAAGAAGGATTCCGCGTCCTGGCCACCAAAGCCATTGTGGAGAACGTCAGCATCAGCGATCGCGAAATTTCCCTTAACGAAGTCTTAGAAGTTGCCGCTGAAGCCCAACTTGGCGATACCGTCGTCCTCGATGTCACCCCAGAACGGGATGACTTTGGACGCATGGCCGCCATCCAAACCAAACAAGTTCTCGCCCAAAAACTACGAGATCAACAGCGCAAACTCATCCAAGAAGAATTCCTAGACCTCGAAGGCGAAATCCTCCAAGCCAGAGTCTTACGCTTCGAGCGTCATTCCGTCATCGTGGCCGTCAGCAGTGGCTTTGGCCATCAAGAAGTTGACGCCGAACTGCCCAAACGGGAACAACTCCCCAACGATAATTACCGGGCCAATGCCACCTTCAAAGTGCTGCTAAAGCGAGTTTGCGACGGTCCCCATCGCGGTCCCCAGTTGCAAGTGTCTCGCGCCGATGCGGGTTTAGTGGTCTATCTCTTTGAAAACGAAGTCCCCGAAATCGAAGATGAAATCGTCCGCATCGTCGCCGTGGCCCGAGAAGCCAATCCCCCCGGACGCTACGTCGGCCCCCGGACGAAAATCGCCGTCGACACCCTAGAACGAGATGTTGACCCCGTTGGAGCCTGCATTGGTTCTCGGGGATCGCGGATTCAGGTGGTCGTCAACGAATTGCGTGGTGAAAAAATTGACGTGATTCGTTGGTCTCCTGACCCCGCCACCTACATCGCCAATGCCCTCTCCCCAGCCCGGGTGGATGAAGTGCGCCTAGTGGATGCTGAAGCACGACAGGCTCATGTACTGGTGCCCGATAACCAACTGAGTTTAGCCATTGGCAAAGAAGGGCAGAATGTTCGTCTAGCAGCCCGTTTAACCGGCTGGAAGATTGACATCAAGGACACCGCCAAATACTTGGCTGATTTGGAACAGCAACAACTGGCCGAGCCGGAGCCGGAGCCAGACGTTACCCCAAACCAAGACTTAGCCCCCTCAGAAGCTCTTGACGATGCGGTGGAGTCTCAGGATGGCCCAGAAACGGCCCCAGATCTGGCTCAAGAGTCAGACGTGGCGGCTGAAGCCAACATGAGCGCATCTCCTGTCAGCGAAGAGTTAGACCTAGAGCCAGATGTCGATATCCCTCTCGAAGCCGAGTTAGGGTCTGAGGCAGACTCCTCTGAAGAGAGCGAGGCGATCGCCTCAGAATTTCCTGAAAAATTTAATACTCGCGAAGGATGAAACCTAACATTCGACGGTGTATCAGTTGTGGCAAGGTGGCCCATAAGGCTGCCTTCTGGCGCATCGTCCGAGTCCATCCATCCCATCAGCTACAATTAGATCGAGGGATGGGACGGTCGGCATACATCTGTCCCCAAGCCGACTGTCTAAAAACCGCCCAAAAAAAGAACCGACTCGGACGCACCCTTAGAGCACCTGTACCGCCATCGGTCTACGATAGCTTGTGGCAGCGTCTCGCTCAGAACGACCACCGAACGGTTAACACCCAGCGCTGCTACTGATACGACGAATCCACCATTCGCCAGGGACAATGCGCAAATGATATAGACACATTACGAGGATAGATTGGATGAACAACGGCAAAGTGAGACTGTACGACTTATCTCGGGAACTAAACGTTGACAACAAACAGGTTCTAGCATTTTGCGATCAACTTGACATTGCTTACAAGAGCCACAGCAGTACAATTACTGAAGCTGATGCCGCGCGCATCCGCCAGGAAGCAGAAAATGCGCCCGCAGTTTCCGAACCCGCCCGTCCATCCGGGTCTGGCCCAAATACCCATCGAACGAAACAGAAAATCTTGAAGATTGAACATCGCTCGCCTAACGCGAAACCTGCTGTTCAAGGAAGTGACCCCGAAA contains these protein-coding regions:
- the rimP gene encoding ribosome maturation factor RimP, yielding MTHPLIPQILDLATPVAQDLGLDVVAAVFQTNQRPPVLRIDIRNPQDETSLNDCEAMSRALEAVLDASDSIPDAYILEVSSPGLSDILSSDRDFIAFKGFSVSITTDEPYKGQTHWTGHLIERNQESIRLSCKGKAIAIPRSLVVNVQLD
- the nusA gene encoding transcription termination factor NusA; its protein translation is MSMVSLPGLAEMIDNISQERNLPKPAVQAALREALLKGYERYRRTQRLAKAGGNEAEGAQFDDDYFENFEVELDVEEEGFRVLATKAIVENVSISDREISLNEVLEVAAEAQLGDTVVLDVTPERDDFGRMAAIQTKQVLAQKLRDQQRKLIQEEFLDLEGEILQARVLRFERHSVIVAVSSGFGHQEVDAELPKREQLPNDNYRANATFKVLLKRVCDGPHRGPQLQVSRADAGLVVYLFENEVPEIEDEIVRIVAVAREANPPGRYVGPRTKIAVDTLERDVDPVGACIGSRGSRIQVVVNELRGEKIDVIRWSPDPATYIANALSPARVDEVRLVDAEARQAHVLVPDNQLSLAIGKEGQNVRLAARLTGWKIDIKDTAKYLADLEQQQLAEPEPEPDVTPNQDLAPSEALDDAVESQDGPETAPDLAQESDVAAEANMSASPVSEELDLEPDVDIPLEAELGSEADSSEESEAIASEFPEKFNTREG
- a CDS encoding YlxR family protein, which encodes MKPNIRRCISCGKVAHKAAFWRIVRVHPSHQLQLDRGMGRSAYICPQADCLKTAQKKNRLGRTLRAPVPPSVYDSLWQRLAQNDHRTVNTQRCY